One Perca flavescens isolate YP-PL-M2 chromosome 14, PFLA_1.0, whole genome shotgun sequence genomic window carries:
- the LOC114568503 gene encoding gastrula zinc finger protein XlCGF8.2DB-like, with amino-acid sequence MCCGEDCGGPEPARNSYPLLQPETEDKASDSSETDVSDGDWEESREPQSTLNYWKNKQVTVGDINCKSVGESFSCSECDKGFGTKGSLKRHMMTHTGERPFICSECGKSFTESGTLQAHMRTHTGEKPFSCSVCKTSFRERGNLRAHMRIHTGEKPFSCSDCGKIFGRTSLLKRHMQTHTGVKPFSCSVCKKSFTQRENLQIHMTIHTGQRPFSCTFCERGFTARGSLEKHMRIHTGERPFTCSVCKKGFRDRGSLNRHMRVHN; translated from the exons atgtgttg tggagaggactgtggaggaccagaaccagccaggaactcatatccacttttacaaccagagactgaagacaaGGCTTCAGACTCTTCAGAGACTGACGTCAGTGATGGTGATTGGGAGGAGagcagagaacctcagtcaacTTTAAACTATTGGAagaataaacaagtcactgttGGGGATATTAACTGTAAATCTGTTGGGGAATCCTTCAGCTGCTCGGAGTGTGACAAAGGATTTGGTACAAAGGGAAgtctgaagagacacatgatgactcacacaggagagagaccTTTCATCTGCTCCGAGTGTGGGAAAAGTTTTACAGAAAGTGGAACATTACAGgcacacatgagaactcacacaggagagaagccttttagctgctcagtctgtaagacaTCTTTTAGAGAGCGTGGAAATTTACGGGCACACATGAGAATTCACACGGGagagaaacctttcagctgctccgACTGTGGGAAAATATTTGGCCGCACATCACTTCTGAAGAGACACATGCAAACTCATACAGGAgtaaaacctttcagctgctcagtctgtaagaaatcttttacacagaggGAAAACTTACAGATACATATGACTATCCACACAGGACAGAGGCCATTTAGCTGCACATTCTGTGAGAGAGGTTTCACAGCGAGAGGAAGTTTGGagaaacacatgagaatccacacaggagagaggcCATTTACCTGCTCCGTCTGTAAGAAAGGTTTTAGAGATAGAGGAAGTTTAAATAGACACATGAGAGTCCACAACTGA
- the LOC114568504 gene encoding gastrula zinc finger protein XlCGF57.1-like, giving the protein DPESDDSADWKETREPQSALNSLKDEDVPVCDRQRPKTDKKAFSCSECEKKYDFRSQLKRHMMTHTGEKPFSCSECGKRFKERGILREHMKTHTGERPFSCSVCKKSFTQSGVFRAHMRMHTGENTFNCLECDKRFSRNQLLKMHMMTHTGERPFSCSVCKKSFTQNGNLRIHMTMHTGERPFSCTFCERGFTARGSLEKHMRIHTGERPFTCSVCKKSFRDKGTLNRHMRVHKGQTPSTPCVSGVKKQQECSSGVDQEEPEPPPHIKEEQQELWSKKGESDTDDSADWKETREPQSALNSLKHDPRRKKTFSCSECGKIFCTKGGLKRHMRTHTGDKPFSCSECGKCFTESGTLRAHMRTHTGERPFSCSVCKKSFIQSGGFRAHMRSHTGEKPFTCSVCDKRFTSNKLLKMHMDTHTGEKPFSCSVCKKSFRQSRNLQIHMTIHTGERPFSCSFCERGFTARGNLEKHMRIHTGERPFTCSVCTKTFIDKGTLNRHMRVHKGQDRSNSSVSDMIKQQECSSTVDQQEPEPPPHITAPSVEKDFGPSNI; this is encoded by the exons gatcctgagagtgatgacagtgctgattggaaggagaccagagaacctcagtcagctctAAACTCTTTGAAAGATGAGGATGTTCCTGTCTGTGATAGACAGAGACCTAAAACTGACAAGAAagctttcagctgctctgagtgtgagAAAAAATATGACTTTAGGTCACAGCTAAAGAGACACATGATGACTCATACAGGAGAaaagcctttcagctgctctgagtgcgGGAAACGTTTTAAAGAGAGGGGAATTTTACGGGAACACATGAAAACTCATACAGGAGAGAGaccttttagctgctcagtctgtaagaaatcttttacacagagtggaGTCTTTCGGGCACACATGAGAATGCACACTGGTGAGAATACTTTTAACTGCTTGGAGTGTGACAAAAGATTTAGCCGCAATCAACTTCTGAAGATGCACATGATGACTCATACAGGAGAGAGaccttttagctgctcagtctgtaagaaatcttttacacaaAATGGAAATTTACGGATACATATGACCATGCACACAGGAGAGAGGCCATTTAGCTGCACATTCTGTGAGAGAGGTTTCACAGCGAGAGGAAGTTTGGagaaacacatgagaatccacacaggggAGAGGCCGTTTACCTGCTCCGTCTGTAAGAAAAGTTTTAGAGATAAAGGAACTTTAAATAGACACATGAGAGTCCACAAGGGACAAACACCGTCTACTCCCTGTGTTAGCGGCGTAAaaaagcagcaggagtgtagctccggTGTGGACCAggaggagccagagccccccccacacattaaagaggaacagcaGGAACTGTGGAGCAAGAAGGGAGAATCTGacactgatgacagtgctgattggaaggagaccagagaacctcagtcagctttaaactctctgaaacatgatccAAGacgtaagaaaacattcagttgctctgagtgtgggaaaaTATTTTGTACAAAGGGAGgtctgaagagacacatgagaactcatACAGGAGacaaacctttcagctgctctgagtgcgGGAAATGTTTTACAGAAAGTGGAACTTTGCGGgcacacatgagaactcacacaggagagagaccTTTTAGCTGTTCAGTCTGCAAGAAATCTTTTATACAGAGTGGAGGTTTTCGGGCACACATGAGAagccacacaggagagaaaccttttaCCTGCTCGGTGTGTGACAAAAGATTTACCAGCAATAAACTTCTGAAGATGCACATGGacactcacacaggagaaaagcctttcagctgctcagtctgtaagaagtCTTTTAGACAAAGTAGAAATTTACAGATACACATGAccatccacacaggagagaggcCATTTAGCTGCTCGTTCTGTGAGAGAGGTTTCACAGCGAGAGGAAATTTAGagaaacacatgagaatccacacaggagagaggcCGTTTACCTGCTCCGTCTGTACGAAAACCTTTATAGACAAAGGAACTTTAAATAGACATATGAGAGTCCACAAGGGACAAGATCGATCTAATTCCTCTGTTAGTGACATGATcaagcagcaggagtgtagctccaccgtagaccagcaggagccagagccccccccacacatta CTGCTCCGAGTGTGGAAAAAGATTTTGGACCAAGCAACATCTGA